Proteins found in one Leishmania major strain Friedlin complete genome, chromosome 35 genomic segment:
- a CDS encoding putative glycerol kinase, glycosomal (previous protein_id=AAZ14531.1), with protein sequence MPYIASIDQGTTSSRCIIFDEKFTILSAHQLFHKQITPRPGWLEHDPEEIYSNCCLCLAEALKKLRSKDPKFEKVSAIGITNQRETGVAWDRKTGKPLCNAIVWSDARTYEVSNRIAKECGGGDRNFAANITGLPVSTYFTAFKFRWMLENVPAVAAARKSGSLLLGTIETWLLWKLSEGKVFLTDVSNASRTFLMNLRTQQWCDKLCQELDIPLAALPEIRSNSERYCDVVANDHGIRDALGVPTPVTGCIGDQQSALFGHIGLHKGDAKNTYGTGCFMLMNVGTEPQFSKHGLLGTIAYKLGTEPTKFALEGSVAGAGATVEWMRSNLGFFDHPMQMESIARKVGGTDGVVFVPAFGGLLAPYWDPTARGTLVGMTYKTNKSHIIRAALEAISMQVNAVMLAMKEDSGVEMNCLRVDGGLTRSRLLMEMQADILGVNLYVPHLTETTALGAALCAGLAVGVWKSVEEMQKTAKEHLSGETVNPITTDEQVRKARLEAWNAAVKLSRWAKL encoded by the coding sequence ATGCCGTACATCGCGTCTATTGACCAGGGCACCACCTCCAGTCGGTGCATCATCTTCGACGAAAAGTTCACCATTCTCTCAGCCCACCAGCTGTTCCATAAGCAGATCACGCCGCGTCCTGGGTGGCTGGAGCACGATCCGGAAGAGATCTACAGCAactgctgcctctgccttgccgaggcgctgaagaagTTGCGCTCAAAAGACCCCAAGTTCGAGAAAGTGTCAGCGATAGGTATCACGAACCAGCGTGAGACGGGTGTCGCCTGGGACCGTAAGACCGGGAAGCCACTGTGCAACGCCATTGTGTGGAGCGACGCCCGTACCTATGAGGTGAGCAACCGCATCGCAAAGGaatgtggcggcggcgacaggaACTTTGCCGCCAATATTACCGGCCTGCCCGTAAGCACCTACTTCACTGCCTTCAAGTTCCGCTGGATGCTGGAAAATGTCccagccgtcgccgccgcgcgcaagAGCGGCTCGCTACTCCTCGGCACTATCGAGACGTGGCTGCTGTGGAAGCTGAGCGAGGGCAAGGTGTTTTTGACGGATGTGTCAAACGCCAGCCGCACCTTCCTAATGAACCTGAGGACGCAGCAGTGGTGCGACAAGCTCTGCCAGGAGCTCGACATTCCACTCGCGGCACTGCCGGAGATtcgcagcaacagcgagcGCTACTGCGATGTCGTGGCCAACGATCACGGCATCCGCGATGCTCTCGGCGTTCCGACGCCTGTGACGGGCTGCATTGGTGACCAGCAGAGTGCCCTGTTTGGTCACATAGGCCTCCACAAGGGCGATGCCAAGAACACGTACGGCACAGGCTGCTTCATGCTCATGAACGTGGGCACGGAGCCGCAGTTCTCGAAGCACGGTCTGCTCGGCACCATCGCGTACAAACTGGGTACCGAGCCGACCAAATTTGCCCTGGAAGGCTCCGttgccggcgctggcgccacGGTGGAATGGATGCGGTCCAACCTTGGCTTCTTCGACCACCCCATGCAGATGGAGAGCATCGCCCGCAAAGTGGGCGGCACCGACGGAGTCGTGTTTGTGCCTGCCTTTGGCGGTCTTCTCGCCCCGTACTGGGACCCGACGGCTCGTGGCACCCTTGTGGGCATGACCTACAAAACGAACAAGTCGCACATAAtccgcgccgccctcgaaGCCATCTCCATGCAGGTGAACGCAGTGATGCTTGCTATGAAAGAGGACAGCGGCGTGGAGATGAACTGCCTGCGCGTCGACGGTGGGCTCACGCGCAGTCGCCTACTCATGGAGATGCAGGCCGACATCCTGGGTGTGAACCTTTACGTGCCGCATCTCACCGAGACGACCGCGCTTGGCGCCGCCCTTTGCGCTGGCCTGGCCGTCGGCGTGTGGAAGTCTGTCGAGGAGATGCAGAAGACGGCCAAGGAGCACCTGAGCGGTGAGACCGTGAACCCCATCACGACAGATGAACAGGTGCGCAAGGCTCGCCTGGAGGCCTGGAACGCCGCCGTGAAGCTGTCGCGATGGGCGAAGCTGTAA
- a CDS encoding conserved hypothetical protein (previous protein_id=AAZ14530.1): MHFPAAETAVEPPVQRQRFEDESVEEKSLKERLRNSWPQLSVADDDGKGPSVSASALWSMLLDHDRAHEHCQTERWTLRSRFGAHNRFALCVTFHSVAVVSDVDPPKEDSLLTHACVVNWSITDHEKKKYYRFCAADDRAPALFSMMVAKKTIQNQPAMLQAMLEQFNNERLVLPDQLLDEAASTRLTELDVQFGKNTLKAAASAANRVHQLLVPRYTLHLEGVSSEHEESDLSKEVRAVVDLTFMPRSIPPALGGTRGIVSTGNWEDDEFSYCLHHTRLLGGSLRVTRASDNLELARDLEINRGSMWMEHSFGGVVPRSVEEARFMQDLRRCRLAEETDHMVHDHCLIRLYDKMAQCFSITRVMSAETGAVKRCDATVHSAASKEAFQHNSGVIMSDETDESYMSSETGVVYPTRWRVECPASDGCRVELHLAATLPNQEMITCLAQPSEWEGTVTVTGKLIMADGSVTEVRGDGFVTSRGRGKLRMENDVFGMLHGLGSAAMKRAEVAAAGSWEAIAEGPGLVALAGLKVALKMQQFHLTLSQQMVLAALLGTYGYIYHHPQEVEEVKKALQWCYNRWMTFYGASAINYRTLTLRAFIMQELCDVAHAKCAAWIQKRAQALDIAVPVSCLFNSDVADSCVFSLPARCLLLQPPSMLEVSQIKALMAGTWVMDPEKTEGSMNAVLLEQGVNVLLRSVNSKTVPTWVVHVNCENKIVIDEVTMLERRHFVIALDGTEWTWESVSRDRVKSRSCVLSGGRELYVETEVQEGIERVWYQFQDGDKTMVQNIFYFTNPTTSTPVASCKRHFKIQLPPGSPTSAKK, translated from the coding sequence ATGCACTTTCCGGCTGCCGAGACTGCTGTTGAGCCGcctgtgcagcggcagcgtttCGAGGATGAGTCCGTGGAGGAGAAATCGTtgaaggagcgtctgcggAACTCGTGGCCGCAATTGAGCGTCGCTGATGACGACGGGAAAGGCCCGTCGGTGTCGGCAAGCGCTCTGTGGTCGATGCTGCTCGACCACGACCGAGCGCACGAGCATTGCCAAACGGAGCGTTGGACGTTGCGCAGTCGCTTCGGTGCGCACAATCGCTTTGCTCTCTGCGTCACCTTCCACTCCGTAGCCGTCGTCAGTGATGTTGACCCGCCAAAGGAAGACTCTCTGCtgacacacgcgtgcgtggtgAACTGGTCCATCACGGACCACGAGAAGAAAAAGTACTACCGCTTCTGCGCTGCGGATGACCGTGCACCAGCGCTCTTCTCGATGATGGTTGCCAAAAAGACGATACAAAATCAGCCTGCGATGCTTCAGGCGATGCTGGAGCAGTTCAATAACGAGCGCCTGGTGTTGCCAGATCAGCTGCTGGACGAGGCTGCTTCGACACGTTTGACGGAGCTCGACGTCCAATTCGGCAAGAACACACTGAAAGCAGCCGCGTCCGCCGCGAACCGTGTGCATCAACTGCTGGTCCCGAGATACACCCTCCACCTCGAGGGGGTCAGCAGCGAGCACGAGGAGAGCGACTTGTCgaaggaggtgcgcgccgtTGTGGATCTGACGTTCATGCCTCGCAGTATTCCACCAGCTCTCGGTGGCACGCGTGGCATCGTCTCCACTGGCAACTGGGAAGACGACGAGTTTTCCTACTGTCTTCACCACACTCGACTGCTCGGCGGCTCGCTGCGGGTGACACGCGCCTCCGACAATCTCGAGCTGGCGCGTGACTTGGAGATAAATCGTGGCAGTATGTGGATGGAGCACAGCTTCGGTGGTGTGGTGCCTCGCAGCGTGGAAGAGGCGCGCTTCATGCAGgacctccgccgctgccgtcttgCTGAGGAGACGGACCACATGGTACACGACCACTGCCTCATTCGCCTATACGACAAGATGGCGCAGTGTTTCAGCATTACTCGTGTTATGTCAGCGGAGACTGGTGCCGTCAAGAGGTGCGACGCCACCGTGCATTCCGCGGCGAGCAAGGAGGCTTTCCAGCACAACAGCGGCGTCATCATGAGCGACGAGACGGACGAGTCGTATATGAGCAGCGAAACGGGAGTCGTGTACCcgacgcggtggcgtgtCGAGTGCCCGGCGAGCGACGGCTGTCGGGTCGAGTTACATCTAgcggcaacgctgccgaATCAGGAGATGATCACGTGCCTTGCCCAGCCCAGCGAGTGGGAGGGTACCGTGACTGTGACAGGCAAGCTGATCATGGCCGACGGCAGCGTTACGGAGGTGAGGGGGGACGGCTTCGTGACGAGCCGCGGACGCGGCAAGCTACGCATGGAAAACGATGTGTTCGGCATGCTGCATGGCTTGGGCTCTGCCGCGATGAAACGggcagaggtggcggcagcggggtcgTGGGAGGCGATCGCTGAAGGACCCGGCTTGGTCGCGCTCGCTGGACTGAAGGTGGCCCTCAAGATGCAGCAGTTCCACTTGACGCTCTCTCAACAgatggtgctggcggcgctcttGGGCACGTACGGCTACATCTATCATCACCCtcaggaggtggaggaggtgaagaaggcgTTGCAGTGGTGCTACAACCGATGGATGACTTTTTACGGCGCGAGCGCGATCAACTACCGGACCCTGACCCTTCGCGCTTTTATCATGCAGGAGCTCTGTGATGTGGCTCACGCGAAGTGCGCCGCCTGGATCCAGAAGCGGGCCCAGGCCTTGGATATCGCGGTGCCGGTGTCGTGCCTGTTCAACTCCGACGTGGCCGACAGCTGCGTCTtctcgctgccggcgcgctgTCTACTGCTGCAACCGCCCTCGATGCTCGAGGTGTCACAGATCAAGGCGCTCATGGCCGGCACCTGGGTCATGGACCCGGAGAAGACGGAGGGCAGCATGAACGCCGTCCTCCTAGAGCAGGGCGTCAACGtgttgctgcgcagcgtgaACAGCAAGACGGTGCCCACCTGGGTTGTGCACGTGAACTGCGAAAACAAGATCGTGATTGACGAGGTGACCATGCTGGAGCGACGGCACTTCGTCATCGCGCTCGACGGGACGGAGTGGACGTGGGAGAGTGTCTCGCGCGACCGGGTGAAGTCGCGCTCGTGCGTCTTGTCAGGAGGGCGCGAGCTGTATGTGGAGACGGAGGTGCAAGAGGGAATCGAGCGCGTCTGGTACCAGTTCCAGGACGGTGACAAGACGATGGTGCAGAACATTTTCTACTTTACGAACCCGACGACGTCAACGCCTGTGGCTTCGTGCAAGCGGCATTTTAAGATACAGCTCCCCCCTGGGTCTCCAACATCGGCCAAGAAGTAG
- a CDS encoding putative ubiquitin-activating enzyme e1 (previous protein_id=AAZ14529.1) yields MEAERKALIDQRYLDKQSRTIGTYGLETMAKLIAFKVIIVGCGGVGIEIAKNLALAGIHTIRFYDPRKPTVQDMGVNFAVTPQSMASGKTMAELSAAYISELNPNTRVGVLAELTTATVADNVALIFTTAAPDLRLTTLSEWNAFCHNHTPAISFVLALQTGTMGSVFTDHGPSFVVKDADGRPMLQKLITEVVTLRDKTGEMYTRIRYETPEGQTPGALRDYTQIKLSEVQGLLKPDGTSANGQVYDGVICPSDPRDTVRVYPAFETQGYSPYETGGFLHELKEVKVLPFRPLSEALAAPGPFVSVSPMMDNSEESLTHVTLHALLRYADAHAGKLPELHNAAQATAVVELAKKVLEENKAMPAPPEQRTTGKPSNAEFPYKVPPPPPPAPLVLESLDEKAVMAEALVARAELQPLASFFGAVVAQEIVKITGKYSPIHQWFHLSCAAVRPERADYSSEEFRPMNSRYDHIISIFGKGFQQLLQNLRLFMVGCGALGCENVKNFALCGITCGTGGSLVVTDNDRIEVSNLSRQFLFREENVGQSKSAAATARMRQMNPDANVDARQDFIGTTTEHLYPDTFWQSLNVVVNALDNIEARLYVDQQCVRFQKVLVEAGTMGTGGNVDIIVPGRTSSYADGGAADQTGGIPMCTLRNFPYIYDHCIEWARAQFDDLFVSPMQAAQQIIEDPAAFTQRIHHEVSSGSSAGERRSLIDKNVGPLKLLKRTLTILADGPTMDRCVALGWEQLFKMFRDRILDLQAAFPRGAKKKNGEDFWSGHRKYPTALQVTAADIATNPDAKNFLVAAINLYACMFGVHPPKHEARFNDEKNRWMQEYRTDAWIQAEVNKLPTPAYVAGSVDNLDDDLAADAQEGKQVSMEESEAELQGLLADVAALASKCKGSKAAALEFEKDDDDNFQIDFVAAASNLRAENYGIPTQDRLKVKLVAGKIIPAIATTTSAVTGLGLIELFKVLQNKDISVLRNGMLDVGTNNYVLFERDLPIKNFTKVVATYIPEQDYTYKKKIIRVPEGFTKYDMIRIPVTPATTVKAFAAALEAVLNKTLPEGADYAYEVDGLGVGKGMLWNGRSSHANTNASLMKVIEQQKASEAGGTLPAPFWQNRFQFCDLSATVSIDDGDDTVDEVDVETATVCLEIQQ; encoded by the coding sequence atggaggcggagcgcaaGGCGTTGATTGACCAGAGGTATCTGGACAAGCAAAGCCGGACCATCGGCACGTACGGCCTCGAGACCATGGCAAAGCTGATCGCCTTCAAGGTTATTATTgtgggctgcggtggcgttgGGATCGAGATCGCGAAGAACCTGGCACTCGCTGGCATTCACACCATCCGCTTCTATGACCCTCGCAAGCCGACGGTTCAGGACATGGGCGTGAATTTTGCCGTCACGCCGCAGTCCATGGCATCCGGCAAGACGATGGCGGAGCTGTCTGCCGCCTATATTTCTGAGCTGAACCCGAACACGCGCGTTGGGGTGCTTGCAGAGCTGACGACGGCCACCGTCGCGGACAACGTCGCCCTCATCTTCACGACCGCCGCGCCGGATCTCCGCCTAACGACGCTGAGCGAATGGAACGCTTTCTGCCACAATCACACGCCGGCCATCTCATTCGTGCTGGCACTTCAAACGGGCACGATGGGGTCCGTGTTCACGGACCACGGCCCTTCCTTCGTCGTCAAGGACGCCGACGGACGACCCATGCTACAGAAGCTGATCACGGAAGTCGTGACGCTGCGTGACAAGACGGGCGAGATGTACACGCGCATCCGCTACGAGACACCAGAGGGGCAGACGCCCGGGGCCTTGCGCGACTATACGCAAATCAAGCTGAGCGAGGTACAGGGGCTCCTGAAACCGGACGGCACCTCCGCGAATGGTCAGGTGTATGACGGCGTCATCTGCCCCTCCGACCCGCGCGATACGGTGCGTGTGTACCCGGCGTTCGAGACGCAGGGGTACAGCCCGTATGAGACAGGCGGCTTTCTTCACGAGTTGAAGGAGGTGAAGGTGCTCCCCTTTCGGCCCCTCAgtgaggcgctggcggcgccagGCCCTTTCGTTTCAGTGAGCCCAATGATGGACAACTCCGAGGAGTCACTGACCCATGTGACgctgcatgcgctgctgcgttacgccgacgcgcacgcgggAAAGCTGCCTGAGCTGCACAACGCAGCACAGGCCACTGCGGTGGTTGAGCTGGCCAAgaaggtgctggaggagaatAAGgcgatgccggcgccgccggagCAGCGCACCACTGGCAAGCCCAGCAATGCGGAGTTCCCGTAcaaggtgccgccgccgccaccgccggcgccgttggTCCTCGAAAGCCTGGATGAAaaggcggtgatggcggaaGCTCTCGTCGCCCGTGCTGAGCTGCAacccctcgcctccttcttTGGTGCCGTTGTAGCGCAGGAGATTGTGAAGATCACCGGTAAGTACTCGCCGATCCACCAGTGGTTCCACCTCTCCTGCGCAGCCGTGCGGCCCGAACGGGCTGACTACAGCAGTGAAGAGTTCCGCCCGATGAACTCGCGCTACGATCACATCATCTCAATCTTTGGCAAAGGcttccagcagctgctgcagaaccTGCGCCTCTTCATGGTTGGGTGTGGGGCACTCGGCTGCGAGAACGTCAAGAACTTCGCGCTCTGCGGCATCAcctgcggcaccggcggctccCTCGTCGTGACCGACAACGACCGCATCGAGGTGTCAAATCTCAGCCGGCAGTTTCTCTTTCGCGAGGAGAACGTCGGGCAGTCCAAgtcggcggctgcgacggccCGCATGCGGCAGATGAACCCCGATGCAAACGTGGACGCTCGCCAAGACTTCATCGGCACGACGACCGAGCACCTCTACCCTGACACTTTCTGGCAGTCACTGAACGTCGTCGTCAACGCGCTGGATAACATAGAGGCCCGCCTCTATGTCGACCAGCAATGCGTCCGCTTTCAGAAGGTGCTTGTAGAGGCAGGCACAATGGGCACCGGCGGCAACGTTGACATTATCGTTCCCGGCAGGACGTCGTCgtacgccgacggcggcgcggcagatCAGACGGGCGGCATTCCCATGTGCACCCTGCGCAACTTTCCGTACATCTACGACCACTGCATTGAGTGGGCCCGCGCGCAGTTCGACGATCTGTTCGTGTCCCCAatgcaggcggcgcagcagatcATCGAAGACCCTGCCGCCTTCACCCAGCGCATCCACCACGAGGTTTCTAGTGGCTCAAGCGCTGGCGAGCGGCGTAGCCTCATCGACAAGAACGTGGGCCCGCTcaagctgctgaagcggaCGCTGACAATTCTTGCCGATGGGCCGACGATGGACAGGTGTGTCGCGCTTGGCTGGGAGCAGCTCTTCAAGATGTTCCGCGACCGCATTCTCGATCTTCAGGCGGCCTTCCCGCGCGGCgccaaaaagaaaaacggcGAGGATTTCTGGTCGGGTCATCGCAAGTATCCAACAGCGCTCCAGGTGACGGCCGCGGACATCGCGACGAATCCAGACGCCAAGAACTTCCTGGTAGCGGCGATCAACCTGTACGCCTGCATGTTCGGGGTGCACCCGCCCAAGCATGAGGCGCGCTTCAACGATGAGAAGAACCGCTGGATGCAGGAGTACCGTACGGACGCGTGGATTCAGGCAGAGGTGAACAagctgccgacgccggcgtACGTGGCTGGCTCTGTCGACAACCTCGACGACGACTTGGCAGCCGATGCGCAGGAGGGCAAGCAAGTTTCCATGGAGGAGTCCGAGGCCGAGCTGCAAGGGCTACTGGCGGATGTTGCCGCTCTGGCATCCAAATGCAAGGGTAGcaaggcggccgcgctggagTTCGAGAAAGACGACGATGATAACTTCCAAATCGACTTTGTCGCTGCGGCGAGCAACCTCCGCGCTGAGAATTACGGAATCCCGACGCAGGATCGGCTGAAAGTGAAGCTTGTCGCCGGAAAGATCATTCCTGCCATCGCGACAACAACGTCTGCCGTGACGGGCCTGGGGCTTATCGAGCTCTTCAAGGTCTTGCAGAATAAGGACATATCGGTGCTGCGCAATGGTATGCTGGACGTGGGCACGAACAACTACGTTCTTTTTGAGCGCGATCTGCCCATCAAGAACTTCACGAAAGTGGTGGCCACCTACATCCCGGAGCAGGACTACACGTACAAGAAGAAGATCATCCGCGTGCCGGAGGGGTTCACCAAGTACGACATGATTCGCATCCCTGTCACGCCGGCGACCACGGTGAAGGCGtttgcggcggcgctcgaggCTGTGCTGAACAAGACCCTCCCCGAAGGTGCCGACTACGCGTACGAGGTGGACGGGCTCGGTGTCGGCAAGGGTATGCTGTGGAACGGCCGCTCGAGCCACGCAAACACGAATGCGTCGCTCATGAAGGTGATTGAGCAGCAAAAGGCAAGTGAGGCAGGCGGCACGCTACCGGCTCCGTTTTGGCAGAACCGCTTCCAGTTCTGTGACCTGTCCGCGACGGTTTCTATCGATGACGGCGATGACACTGTGGACGAGGTCGATGTGGAGACAGCCACCGTGTGCCTTGAGATTCAGCAGTAG